The following proteins are encoded in a genomic region of Sulfurimonas sp. HSL3-7:
- a CDS encoding DUF1882 domain-containing protein, with amino-acid sequence MSSVISPSFALIRDHYWLKHPIVIEKITFEGRTFLSKYERIDAYLSDELIQKHLDRKITIATTIPSDANYFVIDYNGSEKELFYHRAVRILRSQGLNEFAAYESKTPSHLHLYIACDNISALKREELGKIISDKLEEKLQKQWRIFPNSALPEAYNILNLPYNLFKG; translated from the coding sequence ATGTCCAGTGTGATCTCGCCGTCATTTGCGTTGATTCGAGATCACTACTGGCTCAAACACCCCATTGTCATTGAAAAGATCACGTTTGAAGGCCGCACCTTCTTAAGCAAGTACGAACGTATCGATGCATATCTCAGCGATGAACTGATCCAAAAACATCTCGACAGAAAAATCACGATCGCAACCACAATTCCAAGCGACGCAAACTATTTTGTCATCGATTATAACGGCAGCGAAAAAGAGCTTTTTTACCACAGGGCCGTTAGGATCCTGCGCAGTCAAGGGCTCAATGAGTTTGCAGCCTACGAAAGCAAAACACCTTCCCATCTCCATCTCTATATCGCTTGTGACAACATTTCAGCTCTGAAAAGAGAAGAACTTGGTAAAATAATTTCCGATAAATTGGAAGAAAAGCTCCAAAAGCAGTGGCGTATCTTTCCAAATTCCGCCCTGCCGGAAGCCTATAATATTTTAAATTTGCCATACAATCTCTTTAAAGGTTAA
- a CDS encoding serine hydroxymethyltransferase, whose amino-acid sequence MSFLQEFDNEIYAFCEKELERQTDHLEMIASENFTLPAVMEAMGSVFTNKYAEGYPGKRYYGGCEYADGVEQLAIDRACKLFNCKFANVQPHAGSQANGAVYAALLKAGDKILGMDLSHGGHLTHGSKPSFSGKNYSSFTYGVELDGRINYERVMDIAKITQPKIIVCGASAYAREIDFKKFREIADEVGAILFADIAHIAGLVAAGEHPSPFPYADVVTTTTHKTLAGPRGGMILTNDEEIAKKVNSAIFPGLQGGPLVHVMAAKAVGFKYNLSPEWKEYAVQVKKNAAVLADVLMKRGYDVVSGGTDNHLVLVSFLNKEFSGKDADAALGNAGITVNKNTVPGETRSPFVTSGIRIGSAALTSRGMKEKEFELIAERICDVLDNINDTAKHAAIKEELKALAQNFVIYNQATY is encoded by the coding sequence ATGAGTTTTTTACAAGAATTTGACAATGAGATCTACGCTTTTTGCGAAAAAGAGCTTGAACGCCAGACCGATCACCTTGAGATGATCGCGTCAGAGAACTTTACACTGCCGGCAGTAATGGAAGCGATGGGTTCGGTCTTTACGAACAAGTACGCTGAGGGTTACCCGGGAAAACGCTACTATGGTGGCTGTGAGTATGCTGACGGTGTTGAGCAGCTTGCGATCGACCGTGCCTGCAAACTTTTCAACTGTAAGTTTGCGAATGTCCAGCCTCACGCCGGTTCACAGGCCAATGGTGCCGTCTATGCTGCGCTTCTTAAAGCAGGTGATAAGATCCTGGGTATGGACCTTTCACACGGCGGGCACCTGACACACGGTTCAAAGCCATCATTCTCGGGTAAAAACTACTCCAGTTTTACCTACGGTGTCGAACTGGACGGCCGTATCAATTACGAGCGTGTTATGGACATTGCCAAGATCACGCAGCCAAAGATCATTGTCTGTGGTGCTTCTGCTTACGCTCGTGAGATCGACTTCAAAAAGTTCCGTGAGATCGCTGACGAAGTCGGTGCGATCCTTTTTGCCGATATCGCACACATTGCCGGTCTTGTCGCTGCCGGTGAACACCCTAGCCCGTTCCCTTATGCGGATGTTGTGACAACAACGACGCACAAAACATTGGCCGGACCTCGCGGCGGTATGATTTTGACCAATGACGAGGAGATTGCCAAGAAGGTCAACTCTGCAATCTTCCCTGGTCTTCAGGGCGGTCCGCTTGTCCACGTCATGGCGGCCAAAGCGGTCGGTTTCAAATACAATCTTTCACCGGAATGGAAAGAGTATGCTGTCCAGGTTAAAAAGAATGCGGCAGTACTTGCTGATGTCCTTATGAAACGCGGTTACGATGTCGTCTCCGGCGGTACAGACAACCACCTGGTCCTCGTATCGTTTTTAAACAAAGAGTTTTCAGGTAAAGATGCGGATGCGGCACTCGGTAATGCCGGCATCACTGTCAACAAAAACACGGTTCCGGGTGAAACCCGCTCGCCGTTCGTCACATCGGGTATCCGTATCGGTTCTGCGGCACTGACCTCACGCGGTATGAAAGAGAAAGAGTTCGAACTCATTGCCGAACGCATCTGCGATGTTCTTGACAACATCAATGATACGGCGAAACATGCAGCGATCAAAGAAGAGCTTAAAGCGCTGGCACAAAACTTCGTAATCTACAACCAAGCAACTTACTAA
- the lysS gene encoding lysine--tRNA ligase produces the protein MNLENKYIQQRIEKADTLRELGINPYDNESKRNTTMAQYIDVNSDVADMEDRRDEKRTFTVAGRIKFFRIMGKASFLKIEDESGMLQIYVARDNLPEGFYNNVFKKNFEVGDIIEVSGYPFVTNQGELSLHVSTLKLLTKAVSPLPEKFHGITDKELRYRQRYLDLIMNAEVRRTFHIRSKVISLTRRFFEEKGFLEVETPMMHPIAGGANAKPFVTHHNALSIDRYLRIAPELYLKRLIVGGFEAVFEINRNFRNEGMDATHNPEFTSIEFYWAYKTYKDLIAVTKEYIAYLFDHLNLPTVLPYGEIEVDYADFREIPLIDSLSEIGGVPKEIVNDKEKIIAYLKKHNVEVNEAMNLGQLQGELFDEYVEEKLINPTFITMYPVEISPLARRNNENPALTDRFELFIAGREIANAFSELNDPLDQLARFEGQMAAKESGGDEEAHEMDADFINALSYGMAPTAGQGIGMDRLVMLLTNEHSIRDVLLFPAMKPLQTETEKEENEL, from the coding sequence TTGAATTTAGAAAACAAATATATACAGCAGCGTATTGAAAAAGCCGACACGCTTCGTGAACTCGGCATCAACCCTTATGACAATGAAAGCAAACGTAACACGACGATGGCGCAATACATCGACGTCAACAGCGATGTCGCCGACATGGAAGATCGACGTGACGAAAAACGTACTTTTACCGTGGCCGGGCGCATCAAGTTTTTCCGTATTATGGGTAAAGCCAGCTTTTTAAAGATCGAAGATGAAAGCGGTATGCTGCAGATCTACGTTGCACGGGACAACCTTCCTGAAGGCTTTTACAACAACGTCTTTAAAAAGAACTTCGAGGTCGGTGACATCATCGAAGTGAGCGGTTACCCTTTTGTGACCAATCAGGGCGAACTCTCTCTGCATGTATCGACGCTTAAACTCTTGACCAAAGCGGTATCCCCGCTGCCTGAAAAGTTTCACGGTATTACCGATAAAGAGCTTCGCTACCGTCAGCGCTACCTTGACCTGATCATGAATGCCGAAGTGCGCCGTACCTTTCATATACGGTCAAAAGTCATCTCGCTGACGCGCCGTTTCTTCGAAGAGAAAGGTTTTCTTGAGGTCGAAACGCCGATGATGCACCCTATCGCAGGCGGGGCCAATGCCAAGCCGTTTGTGACGCATCATAATGCACTCAGTATCGACCGGTACCTTCGTATTGCTCCGGAACTCTATCTCAAACGCCTAATCGTCGGCGGTTTTGAAGCGGTCTTTGAGATCAACCGTAACTTTAGAAACGAAGGGATGGACGCCACACACAATCCGGAGTTCACCTCTATTGAATTCTACTGGGCTTATAAAACCTACAAAGACCTTATCGCGGTCACAAAAGAGTACATCGCCTACCTGTTTGACCATCTGAATCTGCCGACTGTCCTTCCGTATGGAGAGATCGAAGTCGATTACGCAGACTTCAGAGAGATACCTCTGATCGATTCGCTTTCGGAGATCGGCGGCGTTCCAAAAGAGATCGTCAATGACAAAGAGAAGATCATCGCCTACCTTAAAAAGCACAATGTCGAGGTGAACGAGGCGATGAACCTTGGTCAGCTTCAAGGCGAACTTTTTGATGAGTATGTTGAAGAGAAACTGATCAACCCTACTTTCATTACGATGTATCCTGTCGAAATCTCGCCGCTTGCACGCCGTAATAATGAAAACCCGGCATTGACAGACCGTTTTGAGCTCTTCATCGCCGGCCGCGAGATCGCAAATGCCTTCTCTGAGCTTAACGATCCGCTCGACCAGCTGGCGCGTTTCGAAGGGCAGATGGCGGCCAAAGAGAGCGGCGGTGATGAAGAAGCCCATGAGATGGATGCAGACTTTATCAATGCCCTCTCTTACGGTATGGCGCCGACTGCAGGTCAGGGCATCGGTATGGACCGTCTCGTGATGCTTCTTACGAATGAGCACTCCATCCGTGATGTTCTGCTCTTCCCAGCGATGAAACCACTTCAAACAGAAACGGAAAAAGAAGAAAACGAGTTATAA
- a CDS encoding Fur family transcriptional regulator encodes MPSEFTERTVEYDKLLTDFKALLKEKALKFTNQREKILETLYYSQEHLTPEALHQLIKEKYPELNAGIATIYRTLSMLEENNIVSSLSFGVQGKKYELGAKDHHDHMICTRCGEITEFVDEVIEERQHKIAESHGFKMEDHSMQIYGICKKCREKSDNK; translated from the coding sequence ATGCCGTCTGAATTTACAGAACGTACCGTTGAGTACGATAAACTCCTGACCGACTTTAAAGCCCTTCTTAAAGAGAAAGCGCTTAAGTTCACCAATCAGCGCGAAAAAATCCTCGAGACCCTTTACTACTCTCAGGAACATCTTACGCCGGAGGCTTTGCATCAGCTTATTAAAGAAAAATACCCTGAGCTCAATGCAGGTATCGCAACAATCTATAGAACCCTTTCCATGCTCGAAGAGAACAATATCGTCTCATCCCTCTCTTTCGGCGTACAAGGCAAAAAATATGAACTCGGCGCTAAAGACCATCATGACCATATGATCTGTACCCGTTGCGGCGAGATCACCGAATTTGTCGACGAAGTGATCGAAGAGCGCCAGCATAAAATAGCAGAGAGCCACGGGTTTAAAATGGAAGACCACTCCATGCAGATCTACGGTATCTGTAAAAAATGTCGAGAAAAATCAGATAATAAATAG
- a CDS encoding CvpA family protein — protein sequence MELNYFDLVVGIIILLLGLKGIINGFFKELFGLIGIIGGIFVASRLGDSVGGLISDTIFKFESQAAITFVGFITTLIIFWAVMIILGMLFTKLSKASGLGPVDKVFGFIVGSGKFFLIGAVIAYAVYSIQAVRVNLEPMMKNSLLFPAMVATGSIIMHIDPAEVGSDINDTINEGVQTAQEQIDEAKKSVTEQVDETLDESAKKIKQSVKQHIEDNISKGE from the coding sequence ATGGAACTTAATTATTTTGACTTAGTTGTCGGCATCATCATCTTGCTCCTTGGTCTCAAAGGGATCATAAACGGTTTTTTCAAAGAACTTTTCGGTCTTATCGGAATAATAGGCGGGATCTTTGTCGCTTCCCGTTTGGGCGACAGTGTCGGCGGGCTGATCAGCGACACCATTTTCAAATTCGAATCGCAGGCCGCAATAACTTTTGTAGGCTTCATCACAACCTTGATCATTTTTTGGGCGGTGATGATCATTTTAGGCATGCTCTTTACCAAACTTTCCAAGGCAAGCGGTCTCGGTCCTGTAGACAAGGTATTCGGATTTATCGTCGGCAGCGGTAAATTCTTTCTGATCGGCGCCGTCATCGCATATGCCGTCTACAGCATTCAGGCCGTCCGCGTCAATCTTGAACCGATGATGAAGAACAGCCTTCTTTTTCCTGCCATGGTCGCAACAGGCAGCATTATCATGCATATCGATCCTGCAGAGGTCGGCAGCGACATCAACGATACAATAAACGAGGGTGTCCAAACGGCGCAGGAACAGATCGATGAAGCCAAAAAGAGTGTGACGGAACAAGTCGATGAGACACTTGATGAAAGCGCAAAAAAAATCAAACAGAGCGTTAAACAACATATCGAAGATAATATTTCCAAAGGAGAATAG
- a CDS encoding 3-deoxy-7-phosphoheptulonate synthase class II, whose product MMSIWTPSSWREKPITQQPIYPDLEALKRVEKELSSYPPLVFAGEARNLKKQLGEVANGKAFLLQGGDCAESFSEFSATNIRDTFKVMMQMAVVMTFAGGLPVVKVGRMGGQFAKPRSSDTETIGDVTLPSYRGDIINGVEFTAEARVPDPNRMIRAYNQSTATLNLLRAFASGGLADLHQVHKWNLDFTNQGEMTSKYEELASRISQSLEFMEACGVTSNTYRTLRETDFYTSHEALLLPYEEAFTRQDSLTGDWYDVSAHMLWIGDRTRQLDGAHIEFMRGINNPIGVKAGPSMDPDELVKMISILNPENEAGRLNVIVRMGADKVADHLPALIRAVEKEGQKVVWSCDPMHGNTIKSSSNYKTRPVDDVLSEMKQFFQVHKAEGTHAGGVHLEMTGKDVTECIGGTFQVTDEDLSSRYHTHCDPRLNADQSLELAFLIADTMKEATH is encoded by the coding sequence ATTATGAGTATCTGGACACCATCAAGTTGGAGAGAAAAACCAATAACACAACAGCCGATATATCCTGACTTGGAGGCGCTGAAGCGTGTTGAGAAAGAATTGAGCTCTTATCCTCCGCTTGTATTTGCAGGAGAAGCGCGAAATCTCAAAAAACAGCTGGGAGAGGTCGCCAACGGCAAGGCGTTCCTGCTTCAGGGCGGCGACTGTGCCGAAAGTTTCTCGGAATTCAGCGCCACAAACATTCGTGATACATTCAAAGTGATGATGCAGATGGCGGTTGTGATGACTTTTGCAGGCGGTTTGCCGGTTGTCAAAGTCGGCCGCATGGGCGGTCAGTTCGCGAAACCGCGCTCTTCCGATACCGAGACAATCGGCGATGTGACCCTGCCGAGCTACCGCGGTGACATCATCAACGGTGTCGAGTTCACAGCCGAAGCACGTGTACCGGATCCAAATCGTATGATCCGGGCCTACAACCAGTCGACAGCAACACTGAACCTTCTTCGTGCTTTTGCAAGCGGTGGTCTGGCTGATCTTCATCAGGTACATAAATGGAACCTTGACTTTACAAATCAGGGTGAGATGACGTCAAAATATGAAGAGTTGGCATCACGCATTTCGCAATCGTTGGAGTTCATGGAAGCTTGCGGTGTGACATCAAATACCTACCGTACACTCAGAGAGACGGATTTCTATACATCGCATGAAGCGCTTCTTCTCCCATATGAAGAGGCATTTACACGTCAGGATTCCCTGACAGGTGACTGGTATGATGTCTCCGCACACATGCTATGGATCGGTGACCGTACACGTCAACTTGACGGTGCGCACATCGAATTTATGCGCGGCATCAACAACCCTATCGGCGTCAAAGCTGGCCCTTCGATGGATCCGGACGAATTGGTCAAGATGATCAGTATCCTCAATCCTGAAAATGAGGCAGGACGTCTCAATGTTATTGTCCGAATGGGGGCTGATAAAGTTGCGGATCACCTTCCTGCATTGATCCGTGCTGTTGAGAAAGAGGGACAAAAAGTGGTCTGGTCATGTGATCCGATGCATGGAAATACCATCAAATCTAGCAGTAACTATAAGACGCGTCCTGTCGATGATGTGCTCTCTGAGATGAAACAATTCTTCCAGGTCCATAAAGCCGAGGGAACGCACGCCGGCGGTGTACACCTTGAGATGACGGGTAAAGATGTTACGGAGTGTATCGGCGGAACGTTCCAGGTGACGGATGAAGACCTCTCTTCACGTTACCACACGCATTGTGACCCGCGCCTCAATGCGGACCAGTCGCTTGAGCTTGCTTTCCTGATCGCAGACACAATGAAAGAGGCAACACACTAA
- a CDS encoding DUF3293 domain-containing protein, whose protein sequence is MTAHNPHNQQLQREENRLLNQKLYSDLYSDYEILDARGCLEEHCEEGYLVYDITLEDAIDIGRKYSQYSIFYNSGYTLSYISCEEKNVVVEKKRKG, encoded by the coding sequence ATTACAGCACACAATCCGCACAATCAACAATTGCAAAGAGAAGAGAACAGGCTGCTGAATCAGAAGTTATATAGCGATTTATATAGTGATTACGAGATTTTAGATGCCAGGGGGTGTCTGGAGGAACATTGTGAAGAGGGTTACCTGGTATATGACATCACGCTTGAAGATGCCATAGATATTGGCAGAAAATACAGCCAGTATTCGATTTTTTATAATTCAGGTTATACACTGAGCTATATATCATGTGAAGAGAAAAATGTGGTTGTTGAGAAAAAGAGGAAAGGGTAG
- a CDS encoding type IV pilus twitching motility protein PilT, with amino-acid sequence MSQALDIRKLLKSVVAYKASDLHLVSRSEPQIRIDGRLVALNLPTLDGKMIEDMAYSLLTEKQKKEFEEHGELDFAIMLPEIGRFRANYYKTLEDLACAFRIIPIDIPSLDDLNANPAFKKIIQREKGLILVTGPTGSGKSTTLAAMLNEINETENRHIITVEDPVEFIHNNKKSLFSQRNVGNDTKSFAIALKYAMRQDPDVILIGEMRDQETIGAALTAAETGHLVFGTLHTNSAPQTINRIIDVFPGEVQPQIRAQLSTSLVAVIAQALLPKIGGGRIASQEFMLTNPAIANLIREDKVHQVYSQMQLNQSETGMVTQTQQLVEFVQKRIVTRNIAVAYSNRADELIRILESSGL; translated from the coding sequence ATGAGTCAAGCATTAGATATTAGAAAATTATTAAAAAGTGTTGTTGCCTATAAAGCATCGGATCTTCACCTTGTCTCGCGTTCTGAACCTCAGATTCGTATTGACGGCCGTTTGGTCGCACTGAACCTGCCGACGCTCGACGGCAAGATGATCGAAGATATGGCCTACTCACTGTTGACCGAAAAGCAGAAAAAAGAGTTTGAAGAGCATGGCGAACTTGACTTTGCGATCATGCTGCCGGAGATCGGGCGTTTCCGTGCCAACTACTATAAAACGTTAGAAGATCTTGCCTGTGCCTTCCGTATCATTCCTATCGATATTCCGAGTCTTGATGACCTTAACGCAAATCCTGCATTTAAAAAGATCATTCAACGCGAAAAAGGTCTGATCCTTGTCACTGGTCCGACCGGTTCCGGTAAATCGACCACACTGGCGGCGATGCTCAACGAGATCAATGAGACGGAGAACAGACACATCATTACCGTTGAAGACCCGGTCGAGTTCATTCATAACAATAAAAAAAGTCTCTTCTCCCAACGTAATGTCGGTAATGACACCAAAAGTTTCGCCATAGCTCTCAAATATGCGATGCGTCAGGATCCCGATGTCATCCTCATCGGGGAGATGCGTGACCAGGAGACAATCGGTGCAGCATTGACCGCAGCGGAGACAGGTCACCTTGTATTTGGGACACTTCACACCAACTCGGCACCGCAGACGATCAACCGTATTATCGATGTTTTCCCAGGCGAAGTGCAGCCACAAATACGGGCGCAGCTCTCAACATCACTGGTTGCCGTTATTGCGCAGGCGCTGCTGCCGAAGATCGGCGGGGGGCGTATCGCTTCACAGGAATTTATGCTGACAAACCCTGCAATTGCCAACCTTATCCGTGAAGACAAGGTCCACCAGGTCTATTCACAAATGCAATTGAATCAGTCAGAGACCGGTATGGTGACACAGACGCAGCAACTTGTCGAATTTGTACAGAAACGGATTGTAACCAGAAACATAGCTGTCGCTTATTCCAACCGTGCGGATGAGCTTATCCGTATTCTTGAATCTTCCGGGTTATAA
- a CDS encoding Spx/MgsR family RNA polymerase-binding regulatory protein: MVKLYGIKNCDSVKKAVKFLKANEIAYELIDFKADPVDCAIVKPWLEQVEMKTLFNTRGTTYRTLKLKELNLNEEEQLMWLCKENLLIKRPVLDYDGKIMVGFDQKSYEKMFA; this comes from the coding sequence ATGGTCAAACTCTATGGGATTAAAAACTGTGACAGCGTCAAAAAGGCGGTCAAGTTTTTAAAAGCAAACGAAATTGCTTATGAGCTCATTGATTTTAAAGCAGATCCTGTTGATTGCGCCATTGTCAAGCCTTGGCTTGAGCAGGTGGAGATGAAAACACTGTTCAACACCAGAGGTACGACCTACCGGACACTAAAGTTGAAAGAGTTGAACCTAAATGAAGAAGAGCAGCTTATGTGGCTCTGCAAAGAGAATCTGCTTATCAAACGGCCGGTTCTTGATTATGACGGCAAAATCATGGTCGGATTCGACCAAAAAAGCTATGAAAAGATGTTCGCATAA
- the gatC gene encoding Asp-tRNA(Asn)/Glu-tRNA(Gln) amidotransferase subunit GatC: MQVDDALLKRLEKLSFLTVADDKREEIIAQLSGIVDFVDNLSELDTQNVDDNFAMTNNGTLLRVDKPSCDASINDDILEHAPQSEEHFFVVPKIIE, encoded by the coding sequence ATGCAAGTAGATGACGCACTATTAAAACGTCTGGAAAAACTCTCGTTTTTAACGGTAGCAGATGACAAACGAGAAGAGATAATCGCCCAGCTTAGCGGTATTGTTGATTTTGTTGACAACCTTTCGGAACTTGACACGCAGAATGTTGACGACAACTTTGCGATGACAAATAACGGTACGCTCTTACGTGTGGACAAGCCCTCATGTGACGCAAGCATCAATGACGACATTTTGGAGCATGCGCCGCAAAGCGAAGAGCACTTCTTTGTCGTGCCGAAGATCATCGAGTAG
- a CDS encoding tyrosine-type recombinase/integrase: MSNELEAFLEYIQVTKALSKKSCEAYKSDLLQIEELTKKPLIALDTAGTLNALSAYENKRTLNRKLSAINAFFDFCFRSEFVADRQKIKLAKIPKNLPKFLSYEQIRSGISSIDQTTWIGKRDAALILFLYATGMRISECLNMRREDIDGNWLRVRHGKGEKERLIPVAKEALGLLQIYLQEVPFEKEQIWLNYTASGLSRVSAFKITKKYLGVSPHVLRHSYATALILGGADLRVVQELLGHSSLLTTQVYTHIQKQNLQETVLKHHPMA, encoded by the coding sequence ATGTCAAACGAACTTGAGGCTTTTCTAGAGTATATTCAAGTCACGAAAGCCCTTTCGAAAAAGAGTTGTGAAGCGTATAAAAGCGATCTTCTTCAGATCGAAGAGTTGACAAAAAAACCGCTGATCGCTCTCGATACCGCCGGCACCTTGAATGCACTCTCTGCGTATGAGAACAAACGGACGCTTAACCGCAAACTCTCCGCCATCAACGCCTTTTTCGATTTCTGTTTCCGAAGTGAGTTCGTAGCGGATCGCCAAAAGATAAAACTCGCAAAAATCCCGAAAAATCTTCCTAAGTTTTTGAGCTATGAGCAGATACGAAGCGGTATAAGCAGTATCGATCAGACGACATGGATAGGTAAACGCGATGCGGCATTGATCCTCTTTCTCTACGCTACCGGAATGCGTATCAGCGAGTGTTTGAATATGCGCCGTGAAGATATTGACGGCAACTGGCTGCGGGTACGCCACGGCAAGGGAGAAAAAGAGCGACTTATTCCCGTGGCAAAAGAGGCGCTGGGACTTTTGCAGATCTATCTTCAGGAGGTGCCCTTTGAAAAAGAGCAGATCTGGCTCAATTACACCGCGAGCGGGTTAAGCCGCGTCTCTGCTTTCAAAATCACCAAAAAATATCTCGGTGTCTCGCCCCATGTCCTGCGTCACTCCTATGCAACTGCACTGATTTTGGGCGGTGCGGATCTTCGTGTCGTCCAGGAGCTTTTGGGTCACTCCTCGCTCTTGACAACACAGGTCTATACCCATATACAGAAACAGAACCTCCAAGAGACCGTTTTGAAACATCATCCGATGGCATGA
- a CDS encoding type III pantothenate kinase → MIFCDIGNTSYHFLEGENAFKVLAEEFDPASVKEEVYYISVNPTADKKLSALSNWHDMRSCIDWDSYYETMGVDRIMACEAIEEGLVIDAGSAITVDLVNEGRFEGGFIYPGLAAMRESYANISPRLDYSLNFELDLDKMPKNSRDAISYGVLRTLYSEVTRHNKMIYLTGGDAEKLAKIFPGAVVDEQLLFKGMKKMMEMRC, encoded by the coding sequence TTGATATTTTGCGATATCGGCAACACCTCGTACCACTTTTTAGAGGGGGAGAATGCATTCAAAGTATTGGCGGAGGAGTTCGATCCGGCATCCGTTAAGGAAGAGGTCTACTATATCAGTGTCAACCCTACGGCGGATAAAAAATTGTCCGCACTCTCCAATTGGCATGATATGCGCAGCTGCATTGATTGGGATAGCTACTATGAGACGATGGGTGTTGACCGTATTATGGCCTGTGAAGCGATAGAAGAGGGGCTGGTCATTGACGCTGGAAGCGCCATCACCGTCGACCTGGTGAATGAAGGCAGATTCGAGGGCGGTTTCATCTATCCAGGTCTTGCGGCGATGCGAGAGAGCTATGCCAATATTTCCCCGAGACTGGACTACAGTCTCAATTTTGAGCTTGATTTGGATAAAATGCCGAAAAATTCCCGGGATGCAATCAGTTATGGGGTTCTTCGCACGCTCTACAGCGAAGTGACGCGCCATAACAAGATGATCTATCTGACAGGCGGGGATGCCGAAAAGTTGGCAAAAATATTTCCTGGGGCGGTTGTTGATGAACAACTGCTGTTTAAGGGGATGAAAAAGATGATGGAGATGAGATGTTAA
- the hisG gene encoding ATP phosphoribosyltransferase, with the protein MLTVALPKGRIAQETLEIFETIFGESFAFDDRKLILETPNFRFLLVRNQDVATYVYHQAADIGVVGLDTLEEQGLDVIRLLDLRRGVCKVAIGMRKGEKLDLTKAEIKVATKMVNITKRYFAERAIAADVIKLYGSIELAPLVGLADMIVDIVETGTTMKQNGLEVVEEIMESSTYLIANKNSFFEKKSEILDIYEKINDVVNETK; encoded by the coding sequence ATGTTAACAGTTGCACTGCCTAAAGGGCGCATCGCACAAGAGACACTGGAGATATTTGAGACGATTTTTGGTGAGTCGTTTGCCTTTGATGATCGTAAATTGATCTTAGAAACACCGAACTTTCGTTTTTTATTGGTGCGCAACCAGGACGTCGCGACGTATGTCTACCATCAGGCGGCCGATATCGGCGTGGTAGGGCTTGATACGCTTGAAGAGCAGGGACTGGATGTTATTCGCCTGCTGGACCTTCGCCGCGGAGTCTGCAAGGTGGCTATCGGCATGCGTAAGGGCGAGAAACTTGACCTTACCAAGGCAGAGATAAAAGTCGCTACCAAGATGGTCAATATTACCAAGCGCTATTTTGCGGAGCGCGCGATTGCCGCAGACGTGATCAAGCTCTACGGCTCCATTGAGCTCGCGCCGCTGGTCGGGCTTGCCGACATGATCGTCGATATCGTCGAAACCGGAACGACCATGAAGCAGAACGGCCTTGAAGTGGTCGAAGAGATCATGGAGTCTTCGACCTATCTCATCGCCAACAAAAACAGTTTCTTTGAGAAAAAATCAGAGATCCTTGATATTTACGAAAAGATCAACGACGTTGTCAATGAAACGAAATGA